Part of the Ziziphus jujuba cultivar Dongzao chromosome 8, ASM3175591v1 genome is shown below.
CGTTTTACTTGAATGCTGAAGTGGATCTAGTTCTTGGATCATCAGAACTAGTTTTTGATCATCATTTGATTTCCAACGGTAATATTGGCCATGGTGATGATGATCATCACAACTTCCACTTCATTGACGATCAGTTGATAATTGATCAGACAACCAGGAGATTACCATCATCATCGGGTTCAATGGGTACAAGAACTCGGAGAACACGGATAACTCAGACTCGGGCCGCTGACAGATTGAGGATGACAACCCACGAAAGAGTGGTTGCAGAGAATGTAGAGCTGGGTGGTTGCTGCATCTGCCTGGAAGACTTCAGTGCTGGAACTGAGTTGCTCCGTTTTGGTTGTGAACATCTTTACCACAAAAACTGCATTGTTAAGTGGCTGGAGAATCAAAATTCCTGTCCTCTGTGTAGACGTCCATTGTAGAGGATTGtttatttctgtttttgtaATCTGGTTTTTAGTTTGTTACTGTATAGGTTCAAGATGTTGATAGATTATCATATAGTAATTGTAAATTGTTTATAAGATTAACTACATTCTTTGAATCGAATCCAAGAATATGATTTTGTCAAATTTCTGTTCTCAAGTAagaaatttatatgtatttactcTAACAAAGCACCCAGAGGCAATATCGTGTTCTCTTTTTCAGAAACGTAGCACCACCAGTCGAACAACGATCATCATGCCAGTCCAATTATTGCTGTACCTGCTAAGAAATTTTGTCACACATAAAAGGTGCTCAACTCATAAAATAGATGGACAGGAGCTCtaagaatgaaaataataacaagaCGTTAGTCCCAAATCCAATATGATTACCAGAGAGCAAATTAAGTTTGCAACTTTGCATTGACTTCAAGAGAACATCTTACAAATTATTCCATCATTCTGGTTTGCCCGTTCAACCTACAGAGATCTTGTAAAattcccaaccaaaaaaaataatacaaaaattgtaTTTCTAAATCTCTGATACACCAAAAAAGAATACAATGGACTCAACTGCAGATGTATTTACACTAGTTTATTTTGGGCAACAAAAAGAATACCCTTCTCTATGAAACactaggggaaaaaaatattgaagagaATGCCTATGACCTTACAACAGCATCAAAAGGAGTTGATGATATCCATCTTCTGTGCAGATATACTctcaaggaaaaataaataaataaataaacaaattcctTCTATGTCAAAAATAAAGCTTCCAAGTAATCGTCTATATAAGCTAAGCACGGCCAGTGATCAGTACGAATTCGAACTAAAGTTGAAACATCAGATACTTCCATTTGGAAGAGGAGATGGAATCTTGGTGgaagaaatattaaaacaagaaagcaacccaagtttcttttaCCGATATTTGCAAGACTATCCCTCTCACCTAAATCATCCATGTATGTGAGCTGAAGTGGGCCCCTGTTAAAATCATTATCTAAGCTGGTAGCATCTATGGATGAATCTGAGGCCACATCCTTCCAAATGATGTCCCTAATAACTTCCGCAGCCTTCACAATAGTAACAAGTGGTTCACCAATCACACTTACAACAAAAGGTGCCAGATATCGCTCAATAGCCCGAATCAAAGATGTTGCAGGAATTTCAAGCAGCTTGACTGACTGGGTTCCACTGATGGCTGCAACACCTTTGCCTCCCTGTAGTGGGAAGGTCTCCCTCCCTGTATTGCCAGAAGTGCCACATGCCTCCCACAGAGCACTAAACAAATCTGAGTAATAACCAGGCATTGCATCTTCCTTGACATCAGGTGGGACAATGGCCTTAAGAAACATGTCTTCTATGCCTACAGTGACACTACGAAGTTGACCATGA
Proteins encoded:
- the LOC132804971 gene encoding E3 ubiquitin-protein ligase MPSR1-like produces the protein MSINLAVSLSRPLSLPLTGGLLNVSLNHALIRDLRTREGFVVPVSSYPLASQLHTSLFLPNRLLQHPPFCHIYIHNFLSQAYGFPLPHSVTDRLASHVLAASLVRTGPFYLNAEVDLVLGSSELVFDHHLISNGNIGHGDDDHHNFHFIDDQLIIDQTTRRLPSSSGSMGTRTRRTRITQTRAADRLRMTTHERVVAENVELGGCCICLEDFSAGTELLRFGCEHLYHKNCIVKWLENQNSCPLCRRPL